A region of Verrucomicrobiota bacterium DNA encodes the following proteins:
- a CDS encoding trypsin-like serine protease, with translation MDIGYTVLVVPRNHIVAITRSDAAKSGKDEGEAAASSPEAKAALFHAAGGYKQERSVRELVKLLGESVVQVRTPGGLGSGFVLNEEGYLITNFHVIESETQISVEVYHQKEGQFERKTYKEVRIVAMNKFEDLALLKIDDKEAPKFAFVALGDSDVMAVGDRVFAIGSPLGLERTVTEGILSTKTRQLQGELYLQTTAQINPGNSGGPLFNLRGEVVGVTNMKMTFGEGLGFAIPVEAVKFFLSHRDAFAYDNDNPSSPYRYLEPPSRVKKAISEP, from the coding sequence GTGGACATTGGTTACACCGTGCTCGTCGTGCCCCGCAACCACATCGTGGCCATCACCCGGTCGGACGCCGCGAAATCGGGGAAAGACGAAGGGGAAGCCGCGGCTTCTTCTCCGGAGGCGAAAGCGGCTCTGTTTCACGCCGCCGGAGGTTACAAGCAGGAACGAAGCGTGCGCGAACTGGTCAAGCTGCTCGGCGAAAGTGTCGTGCAGGTCAGGACACCGGGCGGGTTGGGTTCCGGCTTCGTCCTCAACGAGGAAGGCTACCTGATCACGAATTTCCACGTCATCGAAAGCGAGACCCAGATTTCGGTCGAGGTCTATCATCAGAAAGAAGGCCAGTTCGAGCGCAAGACCTACAAAGAAGTCCGCATCGTGGCCATGAACAAGTTTGAAGACCTGGCCTTGCTTAAGATCGACGACAAGGAGGCGCCGAAGTTCGCTTTCGTGGCGCTGGGCGATTCCGACGTCATGGCCGTGGGCGACCGCGTTTTCGCCATCGGCAGCCCGCTGGGTTTGGAACGCACGGTGACCGAAGGCATCTTGAGCACGAAAACGCGGCAACTCCAGGGCGAGCTTTACTTGCAGACGACCGCGCAGATCAACCCCGGCAACAGCGGCGGTCCGCTGTTCAACTTGCGCGGAGAAGTCGTGGGCGTGACGAACATGAAGATGACGTTTGGCGAAGGGCTGGGGTTTGCGATCCCGGTGGAAGCCGTAAAGTTTTTCCTGAGCCATCGCGACGCCTTTGCCTACGACAACGACAACCCCAGCAGCCCCTACCGCTATCTGGAGCCGCCCAGCCGCGTGAAGAAAGCGATTTCGGAGCCCTGA